The genomic interval CAATAGCTGTAGCTTCGGCCATTGCTGTTACTTCACGTTGTTTAGCAGTGGCTTTGGCTGTAGCTTCAATAGCGGCTGCTTCAGCCTGTGCTCTCACTTCGCGTTCACGCGCATCGGCTTCGGCTTTAGCAATTTGTGCAGCCTTGGCAGCTTCAGCAGCTTTTACGACATTGGCTTCATTTTCTTGTGCTTTACGGAGAACTTCTTGGGTTTCTAAGTCAGTTTCTCTTTGCTTTTTAATCAATTCAACTTGCATTTCAGCTTCAGTTGTTTCTTTTTTAGAAATTGCTTCTTGAATCGCGTAAGCTTGGTCAGCAGAGGCTTGGGCTTGGTCAGCTTGAGCTTTTGCTTCAGCAGCAGCAATTGATTGTTCTTGCTCATAGTGAGCTAAACTGATTGCTTTTTCCTTTTGGGCATTGGCAACTTGAGTTGCGGCAAGTGCTTCAGCTTTTTGGGCATCTTGATCAGCCGCTGCTTTTTGAATACGTGTTTCCTTGTCGGCATTTGCAACAGCAATCGCTGCTTCTTGTTGAACACGCGCTACTTCTTTAGCACCTAATGCTTTGATGTAGTTTTGGTCATCACGAATGTCATTAATAACGAATGAAACGATTGAAAGTCCCATTTTTGAGAGGTCAGTCCCTGCTTGACCTTGAACTTCAGCTGAAAACTTATTACGGTCTTCGATTAGTTCAGATACTGTCATTGTTCCAACAATCGCCCGAAGATGTCCACGAAGCACTTGGTCAGCCATTGCGTCACGTTGTTCATCTCTTTTACCTAAAAATTGCTCAGCAGCTGTCGCAATATCTTGCAAAGTAGAACCTACTTTAATCATAGCTGTGGCTTCAACCGTTACTGGAATTTTATCTTTCGAGAGAACTTTTTCCGTTTTAATATCGATTGCAGCAGATTGTAAGCTGAGGTATCTCGCATTTTGGAAGATTGGTAAAACAAAGGTACCAGAACCACGAACCACTTTTAATCGATTCCCTTGTGAGTCTTTATTGACACCTTTTGAACCTAGGCCTGAACCATAAACGATAAGGGCCGCTTGAGGTCCTGATTTTTTGTAGTTTGCAGCGATAATTCCTAATAGAATTAAGATGATAACAATCACCACAATTGCCAAAATATAAAGTAGTGGCATAATGTCTCCTTTGTATAATAAATTTTATTTATTTGAGCAATTTTTAGGTTCTCTATTGCTAATAAATCGTTTGTTGATAAGGAATAACGTAAGCAATTCCTGCTTTACTCTCAATAATCAGAACTTGTGCTCCTGATTCAATTTGCTCGATATTGTCCTTATTTGGTAGATAAATTTTTGCAGGCATTGTTTTACGTGATTCATTGACAAAGGTCGTCATAACTTCACCAGTCGCCTCTTTTGAACTGATGGCTGTTGTCAAAATTCCTGTCAATAAATCTTTTTCATCCGCATTATACTTTTGATCGGACATTTTGTTAAAAAATGCCATTCCTGGGAGTAATAAGATTGTTAAAAAGATGATGAGTACAATGATAATCAAAGTAATGATAATAAATAGCATCCCTTATTCTCCTTGAAAGCCTTTTGTTACGCTTTCTTAATATTATACCATTTTATGAAGAAGCTTATCAGTAAAAAATTGTTATTTTCTTATTTATTTTCGTGTTTTTTAGCGGCTACTCTTTTTTGTCGTTCTAGTTCTTTTTTTATTTTTCCTTCTGGAGCAAATTTTTCTTCCCAATCTTCTGGTTTTAAGACTTTGTGTGTAATCGGGTCAAAGTGTGGACGTCCATCTGGAAAAATTTTCCCCATATTTGCTCGATGAACAGCATTGAAAATTTCATAAGGATCAATTCCTGAAAGGACAAGCGAGCCATAAGTGAAATAGAGCAAATCAATCATAGCATCTACTTGGCCAGTCAAGCTGTCTTCATTATGCTCTTTTAAAGTCACTTTATTTGCTGCCTT from Lactococcus lactis carries:
- a CDS encoding flotillin family protein, yielding MPLLYILAIVVIVIILILLGIIAANYKKSGPQAALIVYGSGLGSKGVNKDSQGNRLKVVRGSGTFVLPIFQNARYLSLQSAAIDIKTEKVLSKDKIPVTVEATAMIKVGSTLQDIATAAEQFLGKRDEQRDAMADQVLRGHLRAIVGTMTVSELIEDRNKFSAEVQGQAGTDLSKMGLSIVSFVINDIRDDQNYIKALGAKEVARVQQEAAIAVANADKETRIQKAAADQDAQKAEALAATQVANAQKEKAISLAHYEQEQSIAAAEAKAQADQAQASADQAYAIQEAISKKETTEAEMQVELIKKQRETDLETQEVLRKAQENEANVVKAAEAAKAAQIAKAEADAREREVRAQAEAAAIEATAKATAKQREVTAMAEATAIEATGKAEAEAIRLKGLAEAEAIDKKAEAMQKMNDAAKLNMALEILPEVVASVSSNLQAVDSINIYGGEGSSKILGMSQESLKQGLDVLGTMGIDVPDLLNNFSSRGNSNETLEKVEKIEE